Proteins from one Mesoplasma sp. JKS002658 genomic window:
- the rny gene encoding ribonuclease Y produces the protein MLKKKSPQKSRDLAQKAAKKERQKILGEGYKTLKEKEKLLNQQNDDLRSFLNQELATLDYQRKTLEKLKSELMTKENELNEQTLELNEQTRLLESKKTNLITDLSSIATLTPSEAEAKLFKEIKEQKSQEISRYLRQKELETTKKAHEMSVNILINALEKFKTDFVQLRTTSTIKIPDEQMKGRIIGKDGRNIKTFEQYAGVDVIIDDTPDLIMISSFNPIRREIAIKTLEKLISDGRIQPVRIENELIAQTQKLDELIYQTGCEVTEELGIYDMDLQLVKLVGKLKYRTSYSQNVLLHSIEVAKISGAIAAELGLDERVAIRSGLLHDIGKALDFEQEGNHVELGVEVARKYGENEVVVNTIAAHHEDVAKTSMTAAIVAIADALSATRPGARNEQLEDFVQRITEIEEICNNIPGVVKSYALQSGRQVRVLVDPVKVDDYHMMELIDQISTRLKEVSIPGNITLTLIREHRETVVIK, from the coding sequence TTGCTTAAGAAAAAATCACCTCAAAAAAGTCGTGATTTAGCTCAAAAAGCAGCCAAAAAAGAACGACAAAAAATTTTAGGGGAAGGGTATAAAACCCTGAAAGAAAAAGAAAAATTGTTGAATCAACAAAATGATGATTTACGAAGTTTTTTAAACCAAGAACTAGCTACTCTTGATTATCAACGCAAAACTTTAGAAAAATTAAAAAGTGAGTTAATGACTAAAGAAAATGAACTTAATGAACAGACTTTAGAATTAAACGAGCAAACTCGCTTGCTCGAGAGTAAAAAAACAAACTTAATCACTGATCTAAGCTCAATTGCAACTTTAACTCCAAGTGAAGCTGAAGCAAAACTATTTAAGGAAATTAAAGAACAAAAGAGTCAAGAAATTAGTCGTTATTTACGTCAAAAGGAATTAGAAACAACTAAGAAAGCACACGAGATGAGTGTTAATATTCTAATTAATGCTCTAGAAAAGTTTAAAACAGATTTTGTGCAACTTCGTACTACAAGTACAATCAAGATTCCTGACGAACAAATGAAGGGTCGAATTATTGGTAAAGACGGGCGGAACATTAAAACTTTTGAGCAGTATGCGGGAGTTGATGTGATCATTGATGATACTCCTGATTTAATCATGATTTCAAGTTTTAACCCGATTCGCCGAGAAATTGCAATCAAAACCTTGGAAAAACTTATCAGTGATGGTCGGATTCAACCAGTGCGAATTGAAAATGAACTAATTGCCCAAACTCAAAAACTTGATGAATTAATTTATCAAACTGGATGTGAAGTCACTGAAGAGTTAGGGATTTATGATATGGATTTACAACTAGTGAAGTTAGTCGGAAAGTTAAAGTATCGTACTAGTTATAGTCAAAATGTTTTACTCCACTCAATTGAAGTGGCGAAAATCAGCGGGGCAATTGCTGCAGAACTAGGCTTAGATGAACGCGTAGCAATCAGAAGTGGATTGTTGCACGATATTGGTAAAGCGCTTGATTTTGAACAAGAAGGAAATCACGTTGAGTTAGGGGTTGAAGTGGCTCGGAAGTATGGTGAGAATGAAGTGGTTGTGAATACGATTGCTGCTCATCATGAAGATGTTGCCAAAACAAGTATGACTGCTGCAATTGTTGCAATTGCTGATGCTCTCAGTGCGACTCGCCCCGGAGCACGAAATGAGCAATTAGAAGATTTTGTGCAACGAATTACAGAAATTGAAGAAATTTGTAACAATATTCCTGGAGTGGTCAAAAGTTATGCGCTACAGTCGGGTCGACAAGTACGGGTGCTTGTTGATCCAGTCAAAGTTGATGACTATCACATGATGGAATTAATTGACCAGATTTCTACTAGATTAAAAGAAGTTTCTATTCCAGGTAACATTACTTTAACCTTGATTCGCGAACACCGCGAAACTGTAGTAATAAAATAG
- the recA gene encoding recombinase RecA produces MSKKEVDNSATIWDDEKLRVLLKDLEKTFGKGTIIKLGESDLKNHNEAISSGSLLLNNIIGIGGYPKRRITEIYGPESSGKTTLGLHAIAECQKSNGIAAFIDAEHALDPRYAQKIGVDIDNLLVSQPEYGEQALDILEMLVKSNQIDLIVLDSVAALVPKSEFEGEMGDQSIGLQARMMSKALRKVNGTIAKTNTTVIFINQIREKVGVVFGNPEVTSGGRALRFYSSLRIETRKGEILLKNGEAIGNKVKIKIVKNKVAPPFKTAIITINYNKGIDGDSELIDLATTYEIIQKSGVWYSYQKEKIGQGKENLKEWLNSHLEQKTSIIQQISELLNQVSN; encoded by the coding sequence ATGAGTAAAAAAGAAGTTGATAATTCCGCCACAATTTGAGATGATGAAAAACTAAGAGTTTTGTTGAAAGATTTAGAAAAAACTTTTGGCAAAGGCACGATTATTAAACTTGGTGAAAGTGATTTAAAAAATCATAATGAAGCAATTTCTTCAGGATCATTATTGTTGAATAACATCATTGGAATTGGGGGATATCCTAAAAGAAGAATTACTGAAATTTATGGTCCCGAATCTAGTGGTAAAACAACCCTGGGATTGCATGCGATTGCCGAGTGTCAAAAAAGCAACGGAATAGCAGCATTTATTGATGCTGAACACGCTCTTGATCCGCGTTATGCGCAAAAGATTGGGGTGGATATTGATAATCTTTTGGTCAGTCAACCAGAATATGGTGAACAAGCTTTAGATATTTTAGAAATGTTAGTTAAATCCAACCAAATTGATTTAATTGTTTTAGACAGTGTGGCTGCTTTGGTACCTAAAAGTGAATTTGAAGGGGAAATGGGTGACCAATCGATTGGTTTACAAGCACGAATGATGTCTAAAGCGTTACGCAAGGTTAATGGGACGATTGCTAAAACCAATACCACAGTAATTTTTATCAATCAAATTCGTGAGAAGGTTGGGGTTGTGTTTGGTAATCCTGAAGTTACTTCAGGAGGAAGAGCGTTGCGATTTTATTCATCTTTACGAATTGAAACAAGAAAAGGTGAGATTTTATTAAAGAATGGTGAAGCGATTGGTAATAAAGTTAAGATTAAGATTGTAAAAAACAAGGTTGCCCCACCTTTTAAAACCGCAATCATCACCATTAACTATAATAAAGGTATTGATGGTGATAGTGAATTAATTGATTTGGCCACTACATATGAAATTATTCAAAAATCTGGGGTTTGATATTCTTATCAAAAAGAAAAAATTGGTCAGGGTAAAGAAAACTTGAAAGAATGATTAAATAGTCATTTGGAGCAAAAAACTTCGATTATTCAGCAAATTAGCGAACTTTTAAACCAAGTAAGCAATTAA
- a CDS encoding lipoprotein, translating to MRKLLTILGAVGLTATSTATVVACGDGNKNPVPETIELGSVQGLDKTITGSEEMTAADALNAFLAIAANKDLEDQVQVKEGEENFVAPTTEAAGKLVIIAKTDSTKYTGELTITIDYKADTIDLGSVQGLDKTITGSGEMTAADALNAFLAIAANKDLEDQVQVKEGEENFVAPTTEAAGKLVIVAKTDSTKYTGELEIIISALSGSQE from the coding sequence ATGAGAAAATTATTAACAATTTTGGGAGCAGTTGGGTTAACTGCTACTAGTACTGCAACTGTGGTTGCTTGTGGAGATGGAAATAAAAACCCGGTTCCCGAGACAATTGAATTAGGTTCTGTGCAAGGATTGGATAAAACAATTACTGGTTCAGAAGAAATGACTGCTGCAGATGCTCTTAACGCTTTCTTAGCAATTGCTGCTAACAAAGACTTAGAAGATCAAGTTCAAGTTAAAGAAGGTGAAGAAAATTTTGTTGCTCCTACAACTGAAGCTGCTGGAAAATTAGTTATTATCGCAAAAACAGATTCTACTAAATACACTGGAGAGTTAACAATTACTATTGATTACAAAGCTGATACTATTGACCTAGGTTCTGTGCAAGGATTGGATAAAACAATTACTGGTTCAGGAGAAATGACTGCTGCAGATGCTCTTAACGCTTTCTTAGCAATTGCTGCTAACAAAGACTTAGAAGATCAAGTTCAAGTTAAAGAAGGTGAAGAAAATTTTGTTGCTCCTACAACTGAAGCTGCTGGAAAATTAGTTATTGTCGCAAAAACAGATTCTACTAAATACACTGGAGAATTAGAAATTATTATTTCAGCGTTATCAGGATCACAAGAATAG
- a CDS encoding CinA family protein, producing the protein MNAELQVKARQVIEVCSSQGIKIGACESFTGGGFANALTNIPGSSQVFNGAIVSYTNEVKVKLLQVNPVILAKKGAISTACVQEMVLHGAKILEVDLCVGFSGNADRNVSENQPPFFSFIGFYYHNQTFVYPFSLPDTPDVNRETFKIAAIIFALNKILELLT; encoded by the coding sequence ATGAATGCAGAACTTCAAGTTAAAGCAAGACAAGTAATTGAAGTTTGTTCGTCTCAAGGAATCAAGATTGGTGCTTGTGAATCATTTACTGGAGGCGGTTTTGCTAATGCTTTGACTAATATTCCAGGATCAAGTCAGGTTTTTAACGGAGCGATTGTTTCTTACACTAATGAAGTTAAAGTCAAACTTTTGCAAGTTAATCCTGTTATTCTTGCTAAAAAAGGAGCAATTTCTACAGCCTGTGTTCAAGAAATGGTCCTTCATGGAGCTAAAATATTAGAAGTTGATCTTTGTGTTGGCTTTAGTGGTAATGCTGATCGAAATGTGAGTGAAAATCAACCACCGTTTTTTAGTTTTATTGGTTTTTATTATCATAATCAAACTTTTGTTTACCCGTTTTCACTTCCTGATACTCCTGATGTTAATCGTGAAACCTTTAAAATCGCAGCAATCATCTTTGCATTGAATAAAATTTTAGAACTTTTAACCTAA